DNA from Bacilli bacterium:
AAACGGATTATTATTTGGGAGATGTTTTTGACCCGCAAGGCTTGGTCGTGGTAGCCGATTACAATACTGGCGTCAGTGCGGAACTGACGGCGGACAAATATGCTATTTCGATTGCAGACGCCACGGTGACCGGGGCGACATACACGTTTGACAGCCCGGGCGCAAAGACCGTACGGATCAATTCCCTGGAAACGCCGGGGATGTCCGCAGCTTTTGAAGTTACGGTTCGAAATGCGGCGATCAGCGGACTGGAAATCAGACAAATGCCCGCAAAAACGCAATATTTTATCGGCGATCGGTTGGATCTTGCCGGTATGGTCGTTTATGCCCAATATAGCGACGGTTCGGAAACAAGATTGCTGCGCGGCGAGTATGCCGTTTCTCCGCTTGACAGCGCGAGTGCGGGGGACAAGGAAGTGACCGTTTCCTACAAAGGTTTGACGGCAACTTTCCACGTCAATGTGAAAGTGAAAAAAGCCGTGCGTATTGAAGTCACCCAATACCCGAAAACGACCTATACGATTGGCGAAGGTTTTAACAGTTTGGGCCTCATTGTGTCAAAGGTATTTGACAACCAGGATAAAGAAACGCTAGCTGCCGGCACCGATTATTCGATCGACACGTCCGCGTTCGATAGAACAGCCCCCGGTGTTTATGATATTGTAATCAAACCCGCCGATCAGACGCTGTCCCCTATTACATTGCCGGTTACAGTGCGGGAAAAAGCCGAGTATGAATGGAAATGGACGCGATTCGGCCAATCAACGTCGAAAAGCAAAAATACGTTTGAAGATTTGGGCAGTGGCGTTTATCGTCTGACCGCCTTGGAGGGCGGCGGCAAAATTACCGGCGATCATGACGGAATAACGTTTTATTATACGGTGCTTGATGCCGTCAAAGACAATTTTACGCTGTCGGCGGACATCAAAGTGATTGAGTATGCCAAAAGTCCGCAAGACGGTCAGGAATCGTTCGGAATAATGGCGAGAGACGCCATTGGCGTTGATGGCGATTCGTCTATATTTGCGTCCAATATCGCAGCCGTGGGCGGTTACAGCGGAGGAACCACCGCCGACAATGGCACGCAATTGTTTGTCAGAACCGGTGTAACCACTCCGGACGGGGCTGGCAGCCAAGGCATTCAGAAAATCATGTTGAAAAACGAACGGCCGGCGCCCAACAACACTTATCCGAATGCCGAATACCGGCTTACATTGGCCAAAACGAACAGCGGCTTTATCGGAAGATTGAATGACGGGCTAATGCAACTCATTTTTACACCGGAAATTATGAATGTGCAGGACGGAAAAATGTATGTCGGATTTTATACCGCACGACTGGCGACCATCGAAGTCAGCAATATTGACTTTTCCGTAACAGCGGCGGAAACTGACGCTCCCCGGATGGAGCCGCCCGCTGCCCCGGTAGCTCCGCAGGTAGAAATTTTATCGCGGGATAAATCGGCGGAAACCGCATATGATTTCATGGCCAAAACGAATGTAAACGGAACCGCGACGTTAAAGTTGGGCCAAAGCGTTCTTGCGCAGAATGTAGCCGTGCAAGCGGGACAAGTGCTGTCCATTCCGACGACATTGGCGGCGCAAACGACAAACAATTTCAGTTTGACATTTATTCCGGATGACACGCAGTATTTGACGAGCTATGACAAACAGATCATCAACTTTTCCGTAAATATGAAAACATACCAGGAAGGCAAAGCCATTTATGTCGCCCCGACGGGAACAAGCCTGGGGACGGGAAGCATGGATGATCCGTTGGATCTCGATACCGCGATCGCTTTTGTTTCCGCCGGTCAGACCATTATCGTGCAGGACGGAATCTATTCGCGCGATACAAGTCTCATCATCGACAAATTTAACGACGGCACGGCTCTTGCGATGAAATCGCTTGTTGCCGCGCCCGGCGCGTCACCGGTTATCGATTTCAACAAGAAATCCGAAGGCGTTGTGCACAGCGGGAATTACTGGCATGTGAAAGGTATCGCGTTTACCCATTCCGCACCCAACACCAAAGGATACACGATTGGCGGAAGCCATAATATTATCGAGCAATGCAAATTTTACGAAAACGGCGATACCGGCTTGCAAATCAGCCGCACGGACATAACGGAAAATGATAAGGCAAAATGGCCGTCCTATAACTTGATTTTAAACAGTGAATCGTTCGATAATATGGATCCGTCGCAAAATAACGCCGACGGTTTTGCCGCCAAGCTTACTTCAGGCGAAGGCAACGTATTCAGAGGCGATATTTCCCACAACAATATAGACGACGGTTGGGATCTGTATACAAAAGCCGGTTCGGGCGCGATCGGAGCGGTGCTGATCGAAGATTGCATCGCCTATCATAACGGCACTTTATCGGACGGGACGGTTGGGAAAGGCGATAAGAACGGGTTTAAGCTGGGCGGCGAAGGAATTTATGTCTCGCATATAATCCGCAATAGCCTGGCCTTTGGCAACGGGGCTGCCGGCTTTACCAGCAACAGCAATCCGGGTGTGATTGCCGAGAATAATATTTCCTTCAATAATGGCGGAAGCAATTTGAGCTTCACGACATATACGAATATTCCCGAGGATTTTACGATTAACGGCTTTGTTTCCTACAGGACGGAAGGTACGGCGAAAGACAATTTCCCGTCGCGATTGAAAGCAAACAATAATTACTTTTTTGACGGTGCCAAATCGGTAAATCTGTCGGGTATAACCCTGACGGATAACAACTTCGCCAGTTTGACACCCGCGTTGCCTTATCAACGGGATGAGAATGGCGATATTATCCGTGGCGATTTCCTGAGATTTCTTGCGCCGACGCCCGCGTCCTCGTCCGATTCATCGAGTGTCTCCCCATCGCAAACGGCAACAACCGATTTGACGGGGAATGAAGACGGCAGCGTTACGCTTAAAGCTCCGGTCAAAGTTGACAATGGCACAGCCACCGTTACGATTGACGGCGATACGGTGAAATATGCCGTTTCGCAAGCAGTAGCGGATGAGCGCGGGCAAAAGATCATCCGCATCGATTTCACGCAAAGCGAAGCGAACACCGCCAAGACTTTAGCCGTAAATCTTCCTGCCGAGGCATTTGCCCAGGAAGCGACATTCTTTGAAATCAAAACAAATGCGGCTACGGTGCTGCTACCGGCCAATATGTTTACCGGTACCGGGATGGAAATCAAGGACAATGTTCAATTGTCGATAAATTCCAGCATGCCGGACGGAGAGTTGCGGGAAAAATTGGGCGACCAGCCCATATACGATTTTTCGATTGCGGTTGACGGCAAAGAAGCTGCATGGAATAATCCCGATGCGGCGGTAAAAGTAGCTATCCCCTATTCGTTATCCGCCGATGAAACCGATGCGGAATTCGTCGTGGTTTGGTACATTGATCCGGAAGGAAATATAATGCCGGTTACGAACGGACATTACGATGCCGATTCCGGCGAAGTTGTCTTTACCACCAGCCATTTCAGCCGATATGTCGTGACCTATCTTCACAAAACATTCGCGGATGTGGCCTCCTCTCACTGGGCCAAGCATGCAATCGATGTCCTGGCTTCGAAAGGAGTGTTAAATGGTGTTTCGGCGGATTCGTTTATGCCGGACCGCCCGGTTTCCCGCGCCGATTTCACAATCATGCTGGTGAAGGCGCTTGGGCTTACCGCCAATGTGGATACAAACTTTGCGGATGTGAAGCCGTCCGATTATTATTACAGGGAAGTCGGGATTGCGCGAAAGCTCGGAATTGTGCAGGGATTCGGGAACGGCGCATTTTTGCCAAAGCAAAATATTTCCCGTGAGGAAATGTTCGTGATGATCGCAAACGCGTTGTCGTTCACCAATATGCACGAACATAGCGGACAAATTGACACTTCCGTGCTTGCCGCGTTTAAGGATTCCGGCCGAATTTCCCCGTATGCGAAAAATAGCATTGCATCGTTGGTGCAACTGGGAATTGTGTCGGGCGACGGGTCTATGCTCAAACCAAACGGCCGTTCCACCCGGGCCGAAGCGGCCATGGTGATATACAAATTGATCAATCTGCATTAAAAATTGCTTGCATTAAAGGCGAATTCAAGAATACAAAAAAAGATTGCGCATTTTGTAGAAAAATGTGCAATCTTTTTTTGCGTCTGGTAAAATTAAGTAAGAGATTACGACCACCAGGCTTTAACTTGAACCGGTTTTTCAGGTTCGTTTTGCGAAAATACTTTTAACATTGCTTTACTTTCTTCCTTGCTTAAATCCGCCGCATTGAAAAGGTTTACAATCGGGGTTTTGCGATCACTTTTGAGGTTTCTTACATGAAATTGCAAGCTGGGAGAAAACTCAACGAATTGCATTTAAACTCCTCCTTACATATATGTATCTATTCAAACGCTATTATACCAAATAATTGTAAAAAAGCGGAGTGAAATTTGTGCATAAAAAAGTTTTTATGGGTTTGATTTTAGTATTATTGCTTGCCGCCCAAATCTGGTTTGCCTATATTACAATGCAACACCCTTATCTAGGGATTAATTTAAGCAAAAATGCCGATGAGTGGACGGTTTCCAGCCTGGATAAAAGTACGGATGGGCTCGTCAAACTGGAAGTCGGTGACCAAATTTTAAAAATTGATGGCGTAAATCCGGACGATTATTTCAGCGCGAAATATTGGCGGACAATCGAACAGGCTGATTCAATCAAAATAATGCGAAATGGCACTCCGCTGATAGTCGATGTTGGAGACGTTCAAAACAGTTTTTCCGTTGGGACGCTTCCGTTGTTGGCAGAAGCCGTATCCTTGTTAATGGCTGTCCTGTTGTATTTTAAACTTGGCCGCACACCTTCGGCACGATTTCTGGCGCTGGTTTTTTTTATAATCGGTTTGGCGTTTATGAGTCTGGGCGCTTCGGCGCGGGGCGATGCGTTGGGAAAATATTTGATCATTAATGCGGTTTTGCTCACTCCGATTGTATTTTTGCATTTTTTGCTCGTCCTGCTTAGCGAAAAAGGAAACATATCACTGAATGTGCGCTATATGAAATATCTGTATGGCCTTTCATTTGCGCATATGGTTCTATTTCTGGGGCTCTTTTTGCCTGCATTCGCTTATTATATCAATAAATACAATACGATCATTTCTCTTCCGTATTTTGTGTTTGGCATCGTGATCAATTTTTTTGTGCTGATTTATTTGTACCGAAAACACCGACGGAATATTTTGTATTTGTCAACGATTATCAAAACGATATGGGTATCGTTGGTGATTTCGTTCTCGCCCGTCATCATTCTGTCATTTTTGCCGCAAATTATTTTTGGCCAAGAATGGATCGGTTCCATATATACCGCCTGGTTCATCCTGTTTCTGCCGCTTTCGTTTACTTATCTGATCGCAACGGAGCGGTTGTACGACATTCCCAATGTCGTCCGCCGCATCCTGTTTACCGCCTTGATGGCCGTCATTCCGAGCGGAATTATCGTTGCCGCATCCGTATTTTTATTCACGCCGCAAGCCGATATGGAGCGGCTGGCCATTCAGTTTATTCTGATCGAGGCGCTGATTACGTTTATTTTGTATTCGCTTGAATACATTACAACCAAATTGAACAAGTTTATGTTCCCGCACAAGTACTATTTGCAACAAGCGCTAGGAAAAATCGCCCGTGATCTGGCTACGATTTCCAGTCTGCGTGAAATTAAGGAGATTGTCCTCGTTGACATCATGAAAACGCTGCAGGTTTATGGTGTGGCGATCGTGTTTAAATTCACGGAAGAACTGGAGACGATCAGCATCGGGGAAATCGATCTTTGCAAAGTGGAACGGCATATTGCCGATGGACGCTTGAACTGTGACGAATGCACCATTTTTCCCATCAACCGTCACGAGGAATACAGCAGTTTCCTGGTCGTGACGAAAAAGAAAGCAAATACGATGCTTGTGCTGGAAGAGCACGAATGGCTGAATCTGATCATTACCTATCTGTCGGTCAGTCTGGAAAACATCTATCTCATCCGCAAGCTGACGACAAAATTGCATGAGTTTGCCGCGCAGGCGCTTGATGAGCAAACCGCGAGCGAATTTTTATGGTTCCGCAAATCGTTATTCGAACTGTTGGAAAGGGAGCGGCAGCGGATTGCCAATGATTTGCATGACACGACGATGCAGGATTTATTGTATTTGAAGCGCAAGCTTGCCGCCTTGATGAATAAAATGCAGATTACACAGGAAGAGCGCGCCCAATTGAACAGTTTGATCGAATACATTGAGGCCATCAACTCCAACTTGCGGCAAAGCTGTTTTGAGTTGTTTCCGCATTTGCTGCGGGCAACCGGCCTGGTGGATACGATCGAGAAAACGTTGGATATCGAAAATGTTTCAGTACCGTTTCAGATTTATTTTCGTCCGGTTAACGTCAAAGAGATTGAACGGCTTGACATGGAGCAAAAACGCCATTTGTTCCGCATTGTGCAAGAGCTGATCAATAATGCGAAGAAGCATTCCAACGCGACGGAAGTGGCGATTGAACTGGCCGCAAAAGACGGAATGGTTACGCTTTCGTATCGCGACGACGGAATCGGCTTCGATTATATACCCGAACCGGTGCTTGGCAAATCGGGAGTCGGCATGCTGCAGTTGAAAAGCCGTGTCCTGGACCTGAACGGTCAGCTGGATATCAAGTCAAACAAAGGCGGCGGGTTAAAAGTGCGGGTCGCATTCCCGCTGAACGCGACCCGGTCGGCGTAAAAAGAAACGATTGGTTTATGGTCATGGGGAACCTTCCGAGCGGCCATGCAGGCTTTGGTACTCGCCTGGCGGTATGCCGAAATGCTGTTTGAACACATAGGAAAAATGCTTGACACTAACGTATCCAACCTGCTCGGAAACGTCGTATACCTTAATTCCGGGCTTCATGCGAAACAGTCTGGCCGCTTGCTCCATCCGCACCCGGGATAGGAATTTGATATACGATTCGTTTGTCTCCTGATGAAAAATGCTGCTCAAATATCCCGACGATACGCCTATTTTCTCGGCAATCAAGGCGAGGCTGAGCGGCTCGGCATAATGAGCGTTGATATACTCCTTCGCCCGGCTGACCACATCATGTTCGCCCTTCTCTTCAGGTTCAGCCGGAGCATAAATATGTGCGATGTTCGTGAACAACTTAACCACCGCCTCTTTTGCTAAAGGCGTTTCATCCGATGTGGGGAGTTCCCGCAGCAACTTCATCGCCGATTCTTTGCGTTCCCCCGCATCTCCCGGCGACAGTAATCCAAGTCGACGGATCAGATGAACGCCGTATCGTCGCAAGGAAGCTGGCCGAAAATCCGGGAACAGGCCGATATATTCCTTGACCAGCATGGCGATAGCGGCAACCCCGGCGTTTGGCAGTTCCGCCCGCAAAGCCTGTATCGTTTGTTCCCACTTGTTGATGATACCGTTGTCCACATATGGTTTATCAAGGTAGACATAGAGTGTCCCACCACTGTGAACGACCCGGGAAAACAACAATTTCCGCGCCTCCAGGCCGGAAGCCCCGAGCTGAAGCACCTCGTATTTCGGCGTTCCGATCGCCCCCGAAACCGTAAGCCCGGTATGTTTGGCCATCGCGGAAGCAATATCGGCATAAAGCCGCCTCCCGGCAGCCACTAATTCCGCTTCATCGTCTCCGCTAAGCAGAATGTTCGTATTCTGCTCTTCGTCGAGAAAAACTCTCCCCCGCCCACTGCCGTCAGCCAGTTCCTCGGCAATCTGATTCAGAATAAATTGAAACAGTGCGATGTCGCTCGCCGGGACGGACGGCTTGGTCAGTATCGATTCTTCATCCAGTGAGAGCACCATAATCATGCCAAGCGATTCAATCAGACTGATCTTGAACTTGTAAAGCAGCGGATATAGCGCTTTAACTTCCACATGGCTGTCTGTCACGATCGCTTTCAGCAATTGCCGAACCGCCATGCGCCGGGAAGCTTCCGACATATTCCGCATGGCGCGAAAAGCTAGCTCCTGGTCTTTTTCCTGTTCGATTTCCTCCCCGATGCGCCGAACCGTATCGTACAGTTCGTCCGACTGGATGGGCTTCAGCAAATAATCTTTCACGCCGTAGCGTATCGCTTCCTTGGCCAACGAAAATTCATCATAGCCGGAAAGAATAATCATTTTTTGTTTTTTCCCGTTCTCGATGACCCAGCGGCATAAAGCCAAACCGTTCATCACCGGCATTTTGATATCGGTGATGATCAGATCAACTTCTTCATTCATCAGAAAATCCGCCGCTTCCTGCCCGTCCATGGCTTCGCCGACAACTTGCCATGCGGCATCATGCTTGGGCAGCTGCTCCCGCAAAAAAGCTCTTGTCAGCGGCTCATCGTCTACCACCAAGATCCTCATA
Protein-coding regions in this window:
- a CDS encoding bacterial Ig-like domain-containing protein → MRNNKRLIAFFVSLLLVFSLVPVSAFAADETAGMINIASDWQGSVFGDVGGQDKINAENFSIVESAANGFVTISSRNDRGKIASGSEGIAYYYKQISPSANFQLSATAHVDAWKANNQVSFGIMLRSNVLQNESASFTGDYVAVGALDQVMKGFTKADGKQVKTGFEFSSASIPGKDEQYSLSIKKSGNLYLIRVGDETKVIESDSALAYVGLFTARNTTVTYSDVKLTMEPEVPLGSWQFSAFGSNTGRSGATPKNPDPVVNDDGSVTIAANGGKISSSVDGISFYYKEIPATVSFEVYGKATVNYFGANNQVSFGLMLRDEVGIDGDTSGHTANYVGVGGLDQIIEGFYKNGSQTKLPILDAAVPAAGETYDFSIKKIGDAYIYTVNGISNTIVQDDIFSGSIFAGIYVARDAEVTFSDFGIRTDARAPSVLNLDTSGMKTVYLVGESLDLNGLVAKAKYADGSEEYLLSNEYAVTGFDSSSAGTNTITLYFNGKTATIDLQILPLTVTNMAIKYYPAKTDYYLGDVFDPQGLVVVADYNTGVSAELTADKYAISIADATVTGATYTFDSPGAKTVRINSLETPGMSAAFEVTVRNAAISGLEIRQMPAKTQYFIGDRLDLAGMVVYAQYSDGSETRLLRGEYAVSPLDSASAGDKEVTVSYKGLTATFHVNVKVKKAVRIEVTQYPKTTYTIGEGFNSLGLIVSKVFDNQDKETLAAGTDYSIDTSAFDRTAPGVYDIVIKPADQTLSPITLPVTVREKAEYEWKWTRFGQSTSKSKNTFEDLGSGVYRLTALEGGGKITGDHDGITFYYTVLDAVKDNFTLSADIKVIEYAKSPQDGQESFGIMARDAIGVDGDSSIFASNIAAVGGYSGGTTADNGTQLFVRTGVTTPDGAGSQGIQKIMLKNERPAPNNTYPNAEYRLTLAKTNSGFIGRLNDGLMQLIFTPEIMNVQDGKMYVGFYTARLATIEVSNIDFSVTAAETDAPRMEPPAAPVAPQVEILSRDKSAETAYDFMAKTNVNGTATLKLGQSVLAQNVAVQAGQVLSIPTTLAAQTTNNFSLTFIPDDTQYLTSYDKQIINFSVNMKTYQEGKAIYVAPTGTSLGTGSMDDPLDLDTAIAFVSAGQTIIVQDGIYSRDTSLIIDKFNDGTALAMKSLVAAPGASPVIDFNKKSEGVVHSGNYWHVKGIAFTHSAPNTKGYTIGGSHNIIEQCKFYENGDTGLQISRTDITENDKAKWPSYNLILNSESFDNMDPSQNNADGFAAKLTSGEGNVFRGDISHNNIDDGWDLYTKAGSGAIGAVLIEDCIAYHNGTLSDGTVGKGDKNGFKLGGEGIYVSHIIRNSLAFGNGAAGFTSNSNPGVIAENNISFNNGGSNLSFTTYTNIPEDFTINGFVSYRTEGTAKDNFPSRLKANNNYFFDGAKSVNLSGITLTDNNFASLTPALPYQRDENGDIIRGDFLRFLAPTPASSSDSSSVSPSQTATTDLTGNEDGSVTLKAPVKVDNGTATVTIDGDTVKYAVSQAVADERGQKIIRIDFTQSEANTAKTLAVNLPAEAFAQEATFFEIKTNAATVLLPANMFTGTGMEIKDNVQLSINSSMPDGELREKLGDQPIYDFSIAVDGKEAAWNNPDAAVKVAIPYSLSADETDAEFVVVWYIDPEGNIMPVTNGHYDADSGEVVFTTSHFSRYVVTYLHKTFADVASSHWAKHAIDVLASKGVLNGVSADSFMPDRPVSRADFTIMLVKALGLTANVDTNFADVKPSDYYYREVGIARKLGIVQGFGNGAFLPKQNISREEMFVMIANALSFTNMHEHSGQIDTSVLAAFKDSGRISPYAKNSIASLVQLGIVSGDGSMLKPNGRSTRAEAAMVIYKLINLH
- a CDS encoding ATP-binding protein, translated to MHKKVFMGLILVLLLAAQIWFAYITMQHPYLGINLSKNADEWTVSSLDKSTDGLVKLEVGDQILKIDGVNPDDYFSAKYWRTIEQADSIKIMRNGTPLIVDVGDVQNSFSVGTLPLLAEAVSLLMAVLLYFKLGRTPSARFLALVFFIIGLAFMSLGASARGDALGKYLIINAVLLTPIVFLHFLLVLLSEKGNISLNVRYMKYLYGLSFAHMVLFLGLFLPAFAYYINKYNTIISLPYFVFGIVINFFVLIYLYRKHRRNILYLSTIIKTIWVSLVISFSPVIILSFLPQIIFGQEWIGSIYTAWFILFLPLSFTYLIATERLYDIPNVVRRILFTALMAVIPSGIIVAASVFLFTPQADMERLAIQFILIEALITFILYSLEYITTKLNKFMFPHKYYLQQALGKIARDLATISSLREIKEIVLVDIMKTLQVYGVAIVFKFTEELETISIGEIDLCKVERHIADGRLNCDECTIFPINRHEEYSSFLVVTKKKANTMLVLEEHEWLNLIITYLSVSLENIYLIRKLTTKLHEFAAQALDEQTASEFLWFRKSLFELLERERQRIANDLHDTTMQDLLYLKRKLAALMNKMQITQEERAQLNSLIEYIEAINSNLRQSCFELFPHLLRATGLVDTIEKTLDIENVSVPFQIYFRPVNVKEIERLDMEQKRHLFRIVQELINNAKKHSNATEVAIELAAKDGMVTLSYRDDGIGFDYIPEPVLGKSGVGMLQLKSRVLDLNGQLDIKSNKGGGLKVRVAFPLNATRSA
- a CDS encoding response regulator; the protein is MRILVVDDEPLTRAFLREQLPKHDAAWQVVGEAMDGQEAADFLMNEEVDLIITDIKMPVMNGLALCRWVIENGKKQKMIILSGYDEFSLAKEAIRYGVKDYLLKPIQSDELYDTVRRIGEEIEQEKDQELAFRAMRNMSEASRRMAVRQLLKAIVTDSHVEVKALYPLLYKFKISLIESLGMIMVLSLDEESILTKPSVPASDIALFQFILNQIAEELADGSGRGRVFLDEEQNTNILLSGDDEAELVAAGRRLYADIASAMAKHTGLTVSGAIGTPKYEVLQLGASGLEARKLLFSRVVHSGGTLYVYLDKPYVDNGIINKWEQTIQALRAELPNAGVAAIAMLVKEYIGLFPDFRPASLRRYGVHLIRRLGLLSPGDAGERKESAMKLLRELPTSDETPLAKEAVVKLFTNIAHIYAPAEPEEKGEHDVVSRAKEYINAHYAEPLSLALIAEKIGVSSGYLSSIFHQETNESYIKFLSRVRMEQAARLFRMKPGIKVYDVSEQVGYVSVKHFSYVFKQHFGIPPGEYQSLHGRSEGSP